The following proteins are encoded in a genomic region of Bombus pyrosoma isolate SC7728 linkage group LG1, ASM1482585v1, whole genome shotgun sequence:
- the LOC122568970 gene encoding solute carrier family 35 member B1 produces MASSKRFKLLFCAIGIFVCYFHFGMLQEKITRGQYGDEKSSEKFTYMFTLVFFQCLINYLFAKTSLLTIMKQGEDTTPKTYYALSALTYLLAMVCSNMALQFVSYPTQVIGKAGKPIPVMILGVLLGNKVYPVRKYLFVFLVVIGVALFMYKDVNPLKKHSEGQTAFGELLLLLSLTMDGLTSAVQERMRAEHNSKSGHMMLNMNGWSAIFSGVVIIASGELVEFIQFLHRYPFIIWHIATFSVAGAFGQYFIFLTVAEFGPLPCSIITTTRKFFTVLGSILIFGNSLTFRQWLGTFIVFAGLFLDAMYGKDKSTRKDVTK; encoded by the exons ATGGCTTCTTCAAAACGTTTCAAACTTTTGTTTTGCGCTATCGGTATTTTTgtatgttattttcattttggcATGTTGCAAGAGAAGATCACACGAGGACAATATGGAGATGAAAAAAGCAGTGAAAAGTTTACGTATATGTTTACTTTAGTTTTCTTCCAGtgtctaattaattatttatttgctaaGACTAGTTTATTAACGATCATGAAACAGGGCGAGGACACTACTCCGAAAACTTATTACGCGCTCTCTGCCCTCACTTATTTGCTTGCTATGGTATGCAGTAATATGGCATTACAATTTGTTAGTTATCCAACACAAGTGATTGGAAAAGCCGGTAAACCAATTCCGGTAATGATACTCGGTGTACTGCTGGGGAACAAg GTATATCCAGTTAGAAAGTACTTGTTTGTGTTCTTAGTAGTCATTGGTGTAGCTTTGTTTATGTACAAGGATGTCAATCCATTGAAAAAGCATTCCGAGGGACAAACTGCATTTGGAGAATTACTGTTATTACTTTCATTAACAATGGATGGTCTAACTAGCGCTGTGCAGGAAAGAATGAGAGCTGAACACAATTCCAAGTCTGGTCATATGATGTTGAATATGAATGGCTGGTCTGCGATCTTTAGCGGCGTTGTCATCATAGCCTCTGGAGAACTTGTCGAATTTATTCAGTTTCTACATAGATACCCTTTTATTATATGGCACATTGCTACCTTTTCTGTAGCAGGAGCATTTGGacaatactttatatttctcaCTGTTGCGGAATTCGGTCCATTGCCGTGCTCCATTATAACTACAACTAGAAAATTCTTTACAGTCTTAGGTTCAATACTTATCTTTGGTAATAGTTTGACCTTTAGGCAATGGTTGGGCACGTTTATAGTATTTGCGGGATTGTTTCTAGATGCTATGTATGGTAAAGACAAGTCTACTAGAAAAGATGTAACGAAGTAG
- the LOC122568942 gene encoding sodium/potassium/calcium exchanger 3-like isoform X3 — translation MLTIKNKVVAKQATKSDGQESFVSLRIEEKEEEKEINCTDRSIFDFPEDLFTYKERRHGAVVLHTFLGLYCFLLTAFVCHDYLLPAIECICVSMNISTDVAGATFLAMSSSFPELFVNIIGTFLTESDLGVGTVVGSAVFDTFATPACGALTTLCAIPLEWRILSRDCAMYVVSVGALVAIMWDRRIHWYEAMILIMLFCIYLILLFCGKGIWQCCGKIVRFNSKSTTKLSNVGEKLPRNGSYKLRSPDDVVTVNSCKNVDIKQLESQQRDLENVLENLDKSLERSVSEYLFTWPRERTMIAKCWFMFGWPLKFLLYVTIPDVRIERLKRWYPLTFIMCVIWIGISSYLVSWMTTVVGDTIDIPDSIMGLTFLAAGGNMPEIASIVILARQGDGNMAMSNTLGANILDILLCLGLPWTISCLMKGRDVEIVSGAISYSVLTTVICIVVLYTVIACFNFKLNKKVGIICLVLYTIFLIFAILVELNVFFFVNLPMCPHIDELY, via the exons ATGCtaactattaaaaataaggTGGTAGCGAAGCAAGCAACGAAAAGCGATGGACAAGAATCATTCGTGTCTCTTAGgatcgaagaaaaggaagaagagaaagaaattaactGCACGGATCGTTCTATATTTGATTTTCCCGAAGATTTGTTCACGTACAAAGAACGTCGTCACGGAGCTGTAGTGTTGCATACCTTTCTCGGTTTATATTGTTTTCTATTGACAGCATTCGTTTGCCACGATTATCTATTACCAGCTATCGAGTGCATATGCGTCAGTATGAACATAAGCACCGATGTTGCTGGAGCGACGTTTCTTGCTATGAGCAGTTCCTTCCCCGAATTATTCGTGAATATAATCGGAACGTTCTTAACCGAGTCGGATCTTGGTGTTGGTACTGTTGTCGGTAGCGCCGTATTCGACACGTTTGCAACTCCGGCCTGCGGAGCGTTAACGACTCTTTGC GCGATACCGTTAGAATGGCGAATATTGTCACGAGACTGTGCAATGTACGTGGTATCTGTTGGAGCATTGGTAGCAATAATGTGGGATCGTCGGATTCATTGGTACGAAGCCATGATTTTGATAATGTTGTTCTGCATTTACCTAATTTTGCTCTTTTGTGGCAAAGGTATTTGGCAGTGTTGCGGTaaaatcgttcgttttaatTCTAAATCCACGACAAAGT TGTCTAACGTTGGAGAGAAGTTGCCTCGTAATGGCTCCTACAAACTGCGCTCTCCAGATGATGTCGTTACAGTTAATTCTTGCAAGAACGTGGATATTAAACAATTGGAAAGCCAACAGCGTGATCTCGAAAATGTTCTAGAAAATCTTGACAAATCGCTGGAACGTTCTGTTTCtg aatatttatttacttggCCAAGGGAACGAACTATGATTGCAAAATGTTGGTTTATGTTTGGTTGGCCATTGAAATTTTTGCTATATGTAACGATACCAGATGTCAGGATTGAACGATTGAAACGCTGGTATCCATTGACATTCATTATGTGTGTGATTTGGATCGGAATATCTTCTTATTTGGTTTCTTGGATGACGACGGTTGTCGGTGATACGATAGATATTCCGGATTCCATCATGGGTCTTACATTTCTAGCCGCTGGTGGAAATATGCCGGAGATTGCGTCCATTGTGATTTTAGCCAGACAAG GGGACGGAAATATGGCGATGAGCAATACGTTGGGGGCAAATATTCTCGACATTTTACTTTGCTTGGGCTTACCGTGGACAATAAGTTGTCTAATGAAAGGAAGAGACGTGGAGATCGTATCAGGAGCTATATCCTACAGTGTACTTACAACAGTTATTTGCATAGTAGTTCTTTATACAGTTATAGcatgtttcaattttaaattaaacaaaaaagtAGGAATCATATGTCTGGTGTTatacacaatatttttaatatttgccaTTCTCGTAGAATtgaacgttttcttttttgtaaatttaccAATGTGTCCTCATATCGATGAATTATATTGA
- the LOC122568976 gene encoding uncharacterized protein LOC122568976: MNYGKKSPSMGTPSVYSHVTTRSSANLKSSRSMRSVKTRWYQKPILTHSHLLNIQRGAMFTAIFALCLAIFTICTSIFDLYCLYEAAPGSTHYGYYIISYEFVYVGNRHVRNALVVFALFSMLGGVIVFATSVMLITALRKEYEKKMVPWLYSFAAFTVFRFLAFIFFSIVNDMIFAYNIAMCILWMTFICFSIYGWLIVYSLYVELCDLTRLEDLAHLRIGTMQSLNASTTQSIAGSRPTTPHSAVSALPTN, encoded by the exons ATGAATTACGGGAAAAAATCTCCTAGCATGGGTACACCATCGGTATACTCGCACGTTACTACACGTAGCAGCGCAAATTTAAAATCTTCACGATCAATGCGTAGTGTTAAAACACGTTGGTATCAAAAACCAATTTTAACGCATTCGCATTTACTTAATATTCAAAGAGGCGCCATGTTTACAGCTATATTTGCATTG tgtTTAGCCATTTTTACCATTTGTACGTCTATATTTGATCTTTATTGTCTTTACGAAGCTGCACCAGGCTCAACCCATTATGGCtactatataatatcttaTGAATTTGTTTATGTGGGCAATCGGCATG taCGTAACGCTCTTGTTGTTTTTGCTTTGTTCTCTATGCTTGGTGGAGTAATAGTGTTTGCAACATCTGTGATGTTGATAACTGctttaagaaaagaatatgaaaagaaGATGGTACCATGGCTCTACAGTTTTGCAGCTTTCACTGTCTTCAGATTTCTTGCTTTTATCTTCTTCAGTATAGTAAACGACATGATATTTGCTTATAATATTGCAATGTGTATTTTGTGGATGacattcatttgtttttcCATTTATGGATGGTTAATAGTGTATTCTTTATATGTGGAATTATGCGATCTTACAAGACTAGAAGATTTAGCTCACTTAAGA atcgGGACCATGCAATCATTGAATGCATCAACTACGCAGTCCATCGCTGGTTCTCGTCCAACAACACCACACAGCGCGGTATCGGCACTGCCTACGAATTAA
- the LOC122568963 gene encoding formylglycine-generating enzyme isoform X1, translated as MKSSIRTTWQKSTVLFIFANIIITLCSIAACFKTDNSDKESLQCGGCSFSRQTIIKTQYKKETEDYCPATNDLHIYEKTTVNRIDRLKDMAKIEAGTFTIGTNEPVFVADGEGPKQQIYLHSFYIDKMEVSNRDFEKFVNVTNYRTEAEKFGDSFVFEGLLDEKVRANVTLVVAQAPWWLQVKDANWQHPEGPTSDIKNRMDHPVVHVSWNDAIAYCEWLGKRLPTEAEWEVACRGGLSDRLYPWGNNLIPNGQYRANTWQGDFPSNNTKEDKYESTSPVTEFPPNKYGLRNMIGNVWEWTFDWWTTETRTRDGSNNPNGPPRGTDKVKKGGSYLCHKSYCFRYRCAARSQNTPDTTAGNLGFRCALSA; from the exons atgaaaagttcGATAAGGACAACTTGGCAAAAGTCGACGGTGttgtttatttttgcaaacataattattacattatgttcTATAGCGGCATGCTTCAAAACAGATAATTCAGATAAAGAATCTCTTCAATGTGGTGGTTGTAGCTTTAGCAGACAAACCATCATAAAAACAcaatataagaaagaaacagaagattaCTGTCCAGCAACCAATGATCttcatatttatgaaaaaactACTGTCAATCGTATAGATCGTTTAAAAGACATGGCTAAGATAGAGGCGGGCACCTTTACGATTGGTACAAACGAACCTGTGTTTGTCGCAGATGGTGAAGGTCCGAAACAacaaatatatctacatagttTTTATATAGACAAGATGGAAGTGAGTAATcgtgattttgaaaaatttgtcaacgTAACCAATTATCGGACAGAAGCTGAAAAATTTGGAGATTCGTTTGTATTTGAAGGTCTGTTAGATGAAAAAGTTCGAGCAAACGTAACGCTCGTTGTTGCTCAAGCTCCTTGGTGGTTACAAGTAAAAGATGCAAATTGGCAACATCCAGAGGGTCCAACCTCTGATATTAAGA ATAGAATGGATCATCCCGTTGTTCATGTATCATGGAACGACGCTATTGCCTATTGCGAATGGTTAGGAAAAAGATTACCGACTGAAGCCGAATGGGAAGTTGCTTGTCGGGGCGGACTGTCAGATAGGCTCTACCCATGGGGTAATAACTTGATTCCAAATGGTCAATACAG AGCAAATACGTGGCAAGGTGATTTTCCAAGTAATAATACTAAAGAAGATAAATACGAAAGCACATCACCTGTTACAGAATTCCCGCCGAATAAGTATGGATTACGTAATATGATAGGAAATGTTTGGGAATGGACATTTGATTGGTGGACGACCGAAACTAGAACGCGAGACGGGTCTAATAATCCT AATGGTCCACCTCGTGGCACGGACAAAGTGAAAAAAGGCGGTTCCTATCTCTGTCACAAGAGCTATTGTTTTCGATATAGATGCGCTGCTCGGAGTCAAAATACTCCAGATACAACGGCTGGAAATCTTGGTTTTAGATGTGCATTGTCAgcttaa
- the LOC122568942 gene encoding sodium/potassium/calcium exchanger 3-like isoform X2, protein MKDEMNIWLLKSYACITVLSIWSPASYALLGNETSSIYLPNGITEARDINQPMLTIKNKVVAKQATKSDGQESFVSLRIEEKEEEKEINCTDRSIFDFPEDLFTYKERRHGAVVLHTFLGLYCFLLTAFVCHDYLLPAIECICVSMNISTDVAGATFLAMSSSFPELFVNIIGTFLTESDLGVGTVVGSAVFDTFATPACGALTTLCAIPLEWRILSRDCAMYVVSVGALVAIMWDRRIHWYEAMILIMLFCIYLILLFCGKGIWQCCGKIVRFNSKSTTKLSNVGEKLPRNGSYKLRSPDDVVTVNSCKNVDIKQLESQQRDLENVLENLDKSLERSVSEYLFTWPRERTMIAKCWFMFGWPLKFLLYVTIPDVRIERLKRWYPLTFIMCVIWIGISSYLVSWMTTVVGDTIDIPDSIMGLTFLAAGGNMPEIASIVILARQGDGNMAMSNTLGANILDILLCLGLPWTISCLMKGRDVEIVSGAISYSVLTTVICIVVLYTVIACFNFKLNKKVGIICLVLYTIFLIFAILVELNVFFFVNLPMCPHIDELY, encoded by the exons ATGAAAGACGAGATGAATATATGGTTGTTAAAAAGTTACGCGTGTATCACTGTGCTATCGATATGGTCTCCAGCCTCTTACGCGCTACTTGGAAACG AAACGTCCTCGATTTACTTGCCGAATGGAATCACCGAAGCACGTGACATAAATCAGCCGATGCtaactattaaaaataaggTGGTAGCGAAGCAAGCAACGAAAAGCGATGGACAAGAATCATTCGTGTCTCTTAGgatcgaagaaaaggaagaagagaaagaaattaactGCACGGATCGTTCTATATTTGATTTTCCCGAAGATTTGTTCACGTACAAAGAACGTCGTCACGGAGCTGTAGTGTTGCATACCTTTCTCGGTTTATATTGTTTTCTATTGACAGCATTCGTTTGCCACGATTATCTATTACCAGCTATCGAGTGCATATGCGTCAGTATGAACATAAGCACCGATGTTGCTGGAGCGACGTTTCTTGCTATGAGCAGTTCCTTCCCCGAATTATTCGTGAATATAATCGGAACGTTCTTAACCGAGTCGGATCTTGGTGTTGGTACTGTTGTCGGTAGCGCCGTATTCGACACGTTTGCAACTCCGGCCTGCGGAGCGTTAACGACTCTTTGC GCGATACCGTTAGAATGGCGAATATTGTCACGAGACTGTGCAATGTACGTGGTATCTGTTGGAGCATTGGTAGCAATAATGTGGGATCGTCGGATTCATTGGTACGAAGCCATGATTTTGATAATGTTGTTCTGCATTTACCTAATTTTGCTCTTTTGTGGCAAAGGTATTTGGCAGTGTTGCGGTaaaatcgttcgttttaatTCTAAATCCACGACAAAGT TGTCTAACGTTGGAGAGAAGTTGCCTCGTAATGGCTCCTACAAACTGCGCTCTCCAGATGATGTCGTTACAGTTAATTCTTGCAAGAACGTGGATATTAAACAATTGGAAAGCCAACAGCGTGATCTCGAAAATGTTCTAGAAAATCTTGACAAATCGCTGGAACGTTCTGTTTCtg aatatttatttacttggCCAAGGGAACGAACTATGATTGCAAAATGTTGGTTTATGTTTGGTTGGCCATTGAAATTTTTGCTATATGTAACGATACCAGATGTCAGGATTGAACGATTGAAACGCTGGTATCCATTGACATTCATTATGTGTGTGATTTGGATCGGAATATCTTCTTATTTGGTTTCTTGGATGACGACGGTTGTCGGTGATACGATAGATATTCCGGATTCCATCATGGGTCTTACATTTCTAGCCGCTGGTGGAAATATGCCGGAGATTGCGTCCATTGTGATTTTAGCCAGACAAG GGGACGGAAATATGGCGATGAGCAATACGTTGGGGGCAAATATTCTCGACATTTTACTTTGCTTGGGCTTACCGTGGACAATAAGTTGTCTAATGAAAGGAAGAGACGTGGAGATCGTATCAGGAGCTATATCCTACAGTGTACTTACAACAGTTATTTGCATAGTAGTTCTTTATACAGTTATAGcatgtttcaattttaaattaaacaaaaaagtAGGAATCATATGTCTGGTGTTatacacaatatttttaatatttgccaTTCTCGTAGAATtgaacgttttcttttttgtaaatttaccAATGTGTCCTCATATCGATGAATTATATTGA
- the LOC122568963 gene encoding formylglycine-generating enzyme isoform X2, translated as MKSSIRTTWQKSTVLFIFANIIITLCSIAACFKTDNSDKESLQCGGCSFSRQTIIKTQYKKETEDYCPATNDLHIYEKTTVNRIDRLKDMAKIEAGTFTIGTNEPVFVADGEGPKQQIYLHSFYIDKMEVSNRDFEKFVNVTNYRTEAEKFGDSFVFEGLLDEKVRANVTLVVAQAPWWLQVKDANWQHPEGPTSDIKNRMDHPVVHVSWNDAIAYCEWLGKRLPTEAEWEVACRGGLSDRLYPWGNNLIPNGQYRANTWQEFPPNKYGLRNMIGNVWEWTFDWWTTETRTRDGSNNPNGPPRGTDKVKKGGSYLCHKSYCFRYRCAARSQNTPDTTAGNLGFRCALSA; from the exons atgaaaagttcGATAAGGACAACTTGGCAAAAGTCGACGGTGttgtttatttttgcaaacataattattacattatgttcTATAGCGGCATGCTTCAAAACAGATAATTCAGATAAAGAATCTCTTCAATGTGGTGGTTGTAGCTTTAGCAGACAAACCATCATAAAAACAcaatataagaaagaaacagaagattaCTGTCCAGCAACCAATGATCttcatatttatgaaaaaactACTGTCAATCGTATAGATCGTTTAAAAGACATGGCTAAGATAGAGGCGGGCACCTTTACGATTGGTACAAACGAACCTGTGTTTGTCGCAGATGGTGAAGGTCCGAAACAacaaatatatctacatagttTTTATATAGACAAGATGGAAGTGAGTAATcgtgattttgaaaaatttgtcaacgTAACCAATTATCGGACAGAAGCTGAAAAATTTGGAGATTCGTTTGTATTTGAAGGTCTGTTAGATGAAAAAGTTCGAGCAAACGTAACGCTCGTTGTTGCTCAAGCTCCTTGGTGGTTACAAGTAAAAGATGCAAATTGGCAACATCCAGAGGGTCCAACCTCTGATATTAAGA ATAGAATGGATCATCCCGTTGTTCATGTATCATGGAACGACGCTATTGCCTATTGCGAATGGTTAGGAAAAAGATTACCGACTGAAGCCGAATGGGAAGTTGCTTGTCGGGGCGGACTGTCAGATAGGCTCTACCCATGGGGTAATAACTTGATTCCAAATGGTCAATACAG AGCAAATACGTGGCAAG AATTCCCGCCGAATAAGTATGGATTACGTAATATGATAGGAAATGTTTGGGAATGGACATTTGATTGGTGGACGACCGAAACTAGAACGCGAGACGGGTCTAATAATCCT AATGGTCCACCTCGTGGCACGGACAAAGTGAAAAAAGGCGGTTCCTATCTCTGTCACAAGAGCTATTGTTTTCGATATAGATGCGCTGCTCGGAGTCAAAATACTCCAGATACAACGGCTGGAAATCTTGGTTTTAGATGTGCATTGTCAgcttaa
- the LOC122568942 gene encoding sodium/potassium/calcium exchanger 3-like isoform X1, with protein sequence MYAQVGALKYSKRHARIDSRLRFSENFTRLYCLLFPFKIYLLPGERERNVSLVETSSIYLPNGITEARDINQPMLTIKNKVVAKQATKSDGQESFVSLRIEEKEEEKEINCTDRSIFDFPEDLFTYKERRHGAVVLHTFLGLYCFLLTAFVCHDYLLPAIECICVSMNISTDVAGATFLAMSSSFPELFVNIIGTFLTESDLGVGTVVGSAVFDTFATPACGALTTLCAIPLEWRILSRDCAMYVVSVGALVAIMWDRRIHWYEAMILIMLFCIYLILLFCGKGIWQCCGKIVRFNSKSTTKLSNVGEKLPRNGSYKLRSPDDVVTVNSCKNVDIKQLESQQRDLENVLENLDKSLERSVSEYLFTWPRERTMIAKCWFMFGWPLKFLLYVTIPDVRIERLKRWYPLTFIMCVIWIGISSYLVSWMTTVVGDTIDIPDSIMGLTFLAAGGNMPEIASIVILARQGDGNMAMSNTLGANILDILLCLGLPWTISCLMKGRDVEIVSGAISYSVLTTVICIVVLYTVIACFNFKLNKKVGIICLVLYTIFLIFAILVELNVFFFVNLPMCPHIDELY encoded by the exons ATGTACGCACAAGTTGGCGCGctcaaatattcaaagaggCATGCGCGTATCGATTCTAGATTAAGGTTTTCAGAGAATTTTACACGACtatattgtttgttatttccatttaaaatatatcttttacctggagaaagagaaagaaatgtttcacTTGTAGAAACGTCCTCGATTTACTTGCCGAATGGAATCACCGAAGCACGTGACATAAATCAGCCGATGCtaactattaaaaataaggTGGTAGCGAAGCAAGCAACGAAAAGCGATGGACAAGAATCATTCGTGTCTCTTAGgatcgaagaaaaggaagaagagaaagaaattaactGCACGGATCGTTCTATATTTGATTTTCCCGAAGATTTGTTCACGTACAAAGAACGTCGTCACGGAGCTGTAGTGTTGCATACCTTTCTCGGTTTATATTGTTTTCTATTGACAGCATTCGTTTGCCACGATTATCTATTACCAGCTATCGAGTGCATATGCGTCAGTATGAACATAAGCACCGATGTTGCTGGAGCGACGTTTCTTGCTATGAGCAGTTCCTTCCCCGAATTATTCGTGAATATAATCGGAACGTTCTTAACCGAGTCGGATCTTGGTGTTGGTACTGTTGTCGGTAGCGCCGTATTCGACACGTTTGCAACTCCGGCCTGCGGAGCGTTAACGACTCTTTGC GCGATACCGTTAGAATGGCGAATATTGTCACGAGACTGTGCAATGTACGTGGTATCTGTTGGAGCATTGGTAGCAATAATGTGGGATCGTCGGATTCATTGGTACGAAGCCATGATTTTGATAATGTTGTTCTGCATTTACCTAATTTTGCTCTTTTGTGGCAAAGGTATTTGGCAGTGTTGCGGTaaaatcgttcgttttaatTCTAAATCCACGACAAAGT TGTCTAACGTTGGAGAGAAGTTGCCTCGTAATGGCTCCTACAAACTGCGCTCTCCAGATGATGTCGTTACAGTTAATTCTTGCAAGAACGTGGATATTAAACAATTGGAAAGCCAACAGCGTGATCTCGAAAATGTTCTAGAAAATCTTGACAAATCGCTGGAACGTTCTGTTTCtg aatatttatttacttggCCAAGGGAACGAACTATGATTGCAAAATGTTGGTTTATGTTTGGTTGGCCATTGAAATTTTTGCTATATGTAACGATACCAGATGTCAGGATTGAACGATTGAAACGCTGGTATCCATTGACATTCATTATGTGTGTGATTTGGATCGGAATATCTTCTTATTTGGTTTCTTGGATGACGACGGTTGTCGGTGATACGATAGATATTCCGGATTCCATCATGGGTCTTACATTTCTAGCCGCTGGTGGAAATATGCCGGAGATTGCGTCCATTGTGATTTTAGCCAGACAAG GGGACGGAAATATGGCGATGAGCAATACGTTGGGGGCAAATATTCTCGACATTTTACTTTGCTTGGGCTTACCGTGGACAATAAGTTGTCTAATGAAAGGAAGAGACGTGGAGATCGTATCAGGAGCTATATCCTACAGTGTACTTACAACAGTTATTTGCATAGTAGTTCTTTATACAGTTATAGcatgtttcaattttaaattaaacaaaaaagtAGGAATCATATGTCTGGTGTTatacacaatatttttaatatttgccaTTCTCGTAGAATtgaacgttttcttttttgtaaatttaccAATGTGTCCTCATATCGATGAATTATATTGA